The Paenibacillus sp. 481 DNA window GTGCAGGCAAGTCTACGCTTATAGACGTGCTTAGTGGATTTATACGTCCGACATCGGGCCATGTGGAATGGAAGGATGGGAAAGTCGGGAAAGACGGTGGAGTACCTGATAATGCTTTGACCGATGCGGAGTGGCGCAAGCTGACGACCTATATTCCGCAGCATCCGTACGTCTTTCATAGCTCAGTAGCGGACAATGTTCGCTTCTATGCACAAGATGCTTCGCCGGCAGAGGTGGAGCGAGCGATTCAAGCCGCAGGGCTTGCCGAAGTTGTAGCCGGCTTGCCTAACGGTTGCGATGAGCTTATCGGCAACGGAGGCCGCCAACTAAGCGGCGGCCAGGAGCAGCGAATTGCGCTCGCTCGTGCCTGCTTGAGTGATCGTCCGATCATGTTGCTGGACGAGCCTACCGCTCACTTGGACATCGAAACCGAGTGTGAGCTGAAAGACACGATGCTGAACTTATTTGCGGACAAGCTTGTCTTGCTTGCCACGCATCGCCTCCATTGGATGCCCGATATGGACTTTATTATCGTGTTGGACGAAGGGCAGATTGCCGAAACGGGAACACACGAGCAGCTCTTGGCTAGCAGGGGTGTGTACTACGACTTGATAATGACACAGACGGAGGGGATGGAGATACAATGAGAGCGGAACAATGGCTGCGCCCTTATGTAAGGGCCAACATGCGGCGCTTTGCCATCATTATTGGGCTTGGTGTGCTGACTGTATTGTGCGCGAGTGCCCTTATGTTCACATCAGGGTATCTCATTTCCAAGTCTGCGCTGCGTCCGGAAAATATATTAATGGTATACGTTCCAGTTGTCTTAGTTCGTACGTTCGGCATTAGCAGGGCCGTTGTCCACTATATCGAGCGACTAGTTGGACATGATACGATCCTGCGCATTTTATCGCAGATGCGTGTGCGCCTCTATCGTTTATTGGAGCCGCAAGCACTATTTATTCGTTCCCGTTATAAGACGGGTGACCTTCTTAGCGCGCTGGCCGATGATATTGAATATTTGCAAAATGTGTACATGCGCACCATCTTTCCTAGCATGGTCGCGCTCGTGATGTACGCCGTCGTCATCGTGGCGCTAGGCTGGTTTGACCTTCAATTTGCAATCTTGATGGCGCTCTATCTTGCGGTGCTCGTGTTCATACTGCCTGCTATTTCGCTGCTCTTGATGAACAAGAAGCTTCGGCAAATGAAGCAGGAGCGCAACGGTCTATATCAGAAGTTAACAGATGCTGTGCTTGGCATAAATGATTGGGTTGTGAGTGGGAGAGCACCACAATTCGTACAGTCCTATGAAGATGATGAGTCAAAAGTAGCTCACATCGAGCGCTCGTTAAGCAACTGGGCAAAATGGCGATCATTTATTGGACAGTGTGTAATCGGGACTATTGTCGTGTCCATGGTATATTGGGCGGGTCAGCGGTACACGGATCGGCAAATCGACGTCACGCTTATTGCGGCTTTTGTGCTAGTTGTCTTGCCGCTGATGGATGCTTTTTTACCTGTATCCGAAGCTGTTGAAAAAATCCCGCAGTACCGCGACTCCTTCGCGCGTCTTGCGGCCTTGAGCGGGCAAACCTTGCGAACGACGGAACCGAATTCGAGCAGCACAGCAATAAACGAGGCGCACCTCACCTTGGAACACGTTTATTATCGTTATGATGCGACCGCTAACTCGTCCGATGTATGGGCACTTGCAAATGTATCTTTGGACATTCCGCAAGGTAAAAAAATGGCCCTTATCGGCCGCAGCGGCTCAGGGAAATCAACCTTGCTCAAGCTCATGCAAGGTGCAATTGAGCCGTGCGCTGGTAGCGTGCGCATCAATGGAGCGCCAGCACACACGTATGAAGACCAGATGCAAGGTTACATCTCCGTCTTAAACCAGCGGCCGCATCTGTTCGATACGACTGTCGCGAACAATATTCGTTTAGGGCGGCCCACTGCTACGGAGGAGGATATTCGCCGCGTAGCCAAGCAAGTCAAGCTGGACGAGCTTATCGAGTCGCTGCCAGAGGGCTACAACACGCCCATGCATGAAGCGGGGCAGCGCTTCTCGGGGGGAGAGCGGCAGCGGGTGGCACTTGCCCGTGTATTGTTGCAGAACGCCCCGATCGTCATTCTAGACGAGCCGACAGTGGGACTTGATCCGCGTACGGAGCGGGATTTGCTTACGACTATTTTTCAGACGCTGCATGGTAGATCGTTGATCTGGATTACACACCACTTGGTTGGGGTGGAGCAGATGGACGAAGTCATTTTTATGGAAAATGGGAAAATAGGCATGAAAGGTTCTCACCAACAGCTCATGAAAAATGAACCTAGGTATAGTAAGCTATACCAATTGGATAAGCCTATCCGTCGCTAAATGCTAAATAGTGGATGATATGTGCCAGATAATAGATACTAGATGCTAACCAGTGTGTTGTGCACAGACCTCACAGATCTTTGCTACACACCCAAGCACAACGTACATTTATGGCATACCATTTACGCTATACACGAAGCAGGGGCGTACGTGCAGCCCCTTTTTAATCAAACAAGTCATGTTGTTGACACTGCCTCAAAAAATCCACTACAATGAGTAGTGTGAGGTGTGTGCCAACATGAAATTAAGTCGTTTTAAATTTCACGAGAGTGGATTGAACCGCTTTTTTGGACCACTTGAGGCGAAAGTAATGGACATTTTGTGGAGCAATGAGCAGCTAGCGATTAAAGAAGTTCAAGCAAAGCTGGAGCAGGAGAAGCATGTGAACTTTAATACCGTCATGACCGTTATGAATCGGCTTGTAGAGAAGGATGTACTAGAGAAGCAGGTTCATGGTCGCGCATCGCTGTATCGTCCCAAGTTATCGAAGGAACATTTTTTGGAGAAGCAATCCAAGGAGTTAACGAATGGGCTCATCGAAGATTTCGGTCCGCTTGTGGTGAGTCATATGCTTGATGCTTTGGATGACATCGACGATTCGCTAATCGAGAAACTAGAACAAAAAATAAAGCAGTTAAAGAAGGAAACGTAAAATGATGTGGGAAAAACGATCCAAGTTTATTTTTGCGTCGTGCCTCCTGATTGCCGGAACGTTGCTTAGTCAAATGTGCTTGTACGTGTTTTATTTTTTGCTCGACAAGGAATTGAGACTGAATATTTTTCAACTGTGTCAAAGTGTCCTTCAATATTATGGCCTGACACGGTTGGGACATGTATTTGACGCATTTGTCTTCTTAACGGTTGCTCTTATCATTGGTGTAGCTGCTAGACAGCTGTACTTATGCAGGCGCATGTCCAACAAAATGTTAAGGCTTCAAAATGAAGCATTAACGATGCAACTGAATGAGATTTACAGCGAACGGGAGAAGTCGATCACGGTTATCGATCATCCAGAGCCTATTGCGGTCACGATGGGATTGTTTAATCCACGTATTGTGATTTCGACAGGACTCATTCATTTGCTCGACGATGACGAGTTGGAAGCGGTCATACATCATGAAATGCATCATAGACATCAGGCTGACCCGTTGAAGTCATTTGTACTTTATTTGTTTGCCGCGGTGCTATGGTTTATACCGATATTAAAATGGTCACACGAAACATACAAAATGCTCAAAGAAGTGATGGCTGACCATTACTCGATTAATAAGATAGGCAGCGCTACTCCGTTAGCAAGTGCCCTATTAAAGCTGGTGAAGTATAGACGAGCGCAGCAAATGCCTGCTGCTTGCATATCCTTGCTGGATTCGGCTGTTAATTATCGAATTCAAAAGCTTATCGATCCACAGACAGAGATAGGATTGAAGCTGCCAGTGGCACCAGCTATTATTTCGGCACATGCGCTTGTCGTATTATGTCCGGTGTTTATTTACGCACTGTTTTAATTTTTTTAGACAATTACACTACATTATGTAGTGCTAAAGTCACAAAACAAAGATGTGGCTTAAGGTGAAATAGGAGAGGAGATATACTGATGATTCAATTTTTGAGGACGGAAGACAAGTTTGTAAAATGGGTGCTTTTGCTGATTAGGTTGTACTTGGGTTGGGCATGGTTGAAAGCAGGACTTGCGAAATATCAAGGCGGTGGCTTTGACGCTAGTGGCATGCTTAAAGGGGCTATCGCTAACGCGAATGGCGAAAAGCCTAACGTGCCCGATTGGTGGGGAACGTTCCTAGAATCGTTTGCATTGCCGTACGTGGATTTGTTTAACTTTATCGTTCCGCTTGGTGAAGTGCTGGTAGGACTCGGATTGATCGTAGGACTCTTTACGAAGACAGCCGTATTTTTCGGGATCGTAATGAACTTTGCATTCTTGTTTAGTGGGGTTGTTAAAGTTAATCCGACGATGATTATATTGTCGCTGATTATTCTTGTGTCTTTGTACCAAGCAGGCAAAATTGGCGTAGATGGCTTCTTGAAGAAGAAAAATATTTCGTTGTTCAAGGGCAGCCGTTCAAGCGCTGCTTAACATATGATTATCACTTTATAAAATGACTTTAAGAAATTCAGGTTATCGAGAACCCCTATCTTTTTTAAGATGAGGGGTTTTTCTTGTTTATATTCAGGTGCCTGAACTGGATGAGCCAAAATAGACCGCAACCGAAAGAAGTAAGGCCAATTATAGCTCCCGCAGCTGAAATGCCGAGCGAATCAAATAGAAAGCCAAAGATAGCAAAGGACAATTGCATGACACCACCATACGTTGAATAATGGAACGTAAACACGCGTCCTCTTACGGATTCAGGTGTATTTATTTGCAGCAAATACGTATCCAAGGGCACAATGACGCCCGAGCTGATGCGCATTAGAAGCAGCATGATTGCTCCCCATTCGAATGTCGTCAGCTGGGTAAGCAAAGTGAAAAATAGTGCTTGGGTTAAGTAGGCTACCCCGTATGCTAAGTTTGCCCTTCTATGGTCGGACCCTATAAATTGTTTAACTAGCAATGCGCCAATCAATAGACCGACGCCATCGATAGCAAACAACAGCCCAATGCCTAAACCGCCCATATGATAGACGGAATTCCCTAACAAAGGGATGAGGATCGAGTATCCGCCTCCGGCCAAGCCCCAACTAATTCCGATTAAAATGATGGATCGGGCTACACGATTTGTTCGAACCTCCGTTATACCCTCTTTGAGTGCAGCCCAATAAGGCAGCTTATGTACAAGAGTAGCCGAGCGTTCCGACCACTTGATTTGATAAATGCATATGGCAGACCATAGATAGGATACCGAATTGAGGGCGAAGCATAATATAGGTGAAAAAATAGCGGCTGCTACACCTCCAGCAACAGCTCCTACTATACGCATAATGCTCGTTATGGTTGAATTCAAGGCGTTTGCTTCGGGTAAATCTTCTCGTGATACGAGCTGCGAGATAGCTGTTTGTTGAGCAGGGTCGAACAATATCCCGGATATGCCCAGGCATAACGCACCAATATAGAGTAATGAGGGGGCCTGCGTGAGATAGGCCATAATAAATAGCAACGCAAAGACGGCTCGCAGTAAGTCAGACACCATCATGATCGTCCTCTTCGAGAAGAAATCGACTAGAGGGCCAGCAAATGGCCCAATAATTACTGTAGGTAATGAACGGCATAGAAGGACGAGACCCATAGCTGAAGCCGAGTTTGTCATGGTCAACGTGACCTGTCCAAGTGCAATCTGGTTGAACCAGTCTCCCAATACGCTACCGCTCTTTGCTAGCCATAATTTTCGATAGTTGCGATTACGTTGAAGTAGCCCCTTTTTCATGGAATGCTTCATCTCCATCTATTTGTGTACGTATCTTCCTTAGACTCTAGCTCTGAGGGATATTTTAACATAACATAAATGACCTGAAATGAAGAACGGATTAAGTTTGGACGAGTGAATATGTCATGCAGTGTAAAAAAGAAGACCTTAGTATGTTAATAGACATACCTAGTCCTCTTCGTCATTTTATCGTAAAACGTAGCTTTCCATGCGATTCTTTCTCCGCCGCTTTGAACGTTTGCACCATTCTGTCCGCATAATCCCCGAGCTGCTTGCGGGTCTGCTCATAATCACGCCACTCGATTTCGACAGGCAGCTCAACGTCGCACGTCAAGCAGTCCCACAACGCGTCTAGGTTGCCGCCATAATAATCGGGCAGCTTGAGCTGCTGCTGAAGCAACTGATGGAGTTGTTCTTTGGACGTTATACTGCTGCCGTCGATAACGATTTTTTGCAAGCTCACCTCTCCTTTATAGCTCGATTAAGGAATACGTTGAAATGTCCTGTAATGGTCTTCTGTCTTATAGTATAAGCCGTCATTGGAGTATACGAGACGGAATTTACCGCGATGCCCACCATGATAATTAATGTCGGCTTCAGTCCATTTTCGGTTGCTTGCTTTAGGCAACAAACCTTCCGCATTGGAAAATACATCGCCGCCAATACTCATCTTGGGCGCGACGACTTGTAAATTGCCTTCTCGTGGTACCCAGCCGCAATTTTTAGCAGCGGACTTCTTTATATAGTTGGGTGGAAGTTTGTTGTGTTCTTTTAAGTAGGCAACGACTTCATCGTAGGTAGTTAACGGTTGAAGCTGGGGATCAAGTCCACATGTGTGAGCAGTACGTTCTGCACGTGCGGATTGATCCGACTCCAAGGACTTGTCCGACTGAGGTGTTACTTGCTTAGCAGGGGGAAATGTGACACATCCAACCAAGCCTGCAATTAAGCAGACAATATATACAATGCTGAGCGTTTGCACCCACTTTTTCATTGCTTAAGACCACCTCACCATGGATTTTCCTTAAAAGTTATGCCCATTAAAAGAAAAAACCATAAGTATGTTATCCACATGTGGATAGTGATGGCGTAGGATACACGATGCCCGTCTAGTTGCCGCTAGTACACAGAATCGGATTGTCCACATAAAAAAACCGAGTGAACGCATCACGTCCACTCGGTTTAAACCACAGGCTGTTAATTAATTGTGTATTTCTTCGCGTCAATCGTAAGCGTCAGATTAGTCGGTCCACTAATCGGCACGTAGTAAACAAGGCTGAAATCTTCTGTTGCGCCAGGAGCGATGCTCTTCCAAGCGGACAACTTAACCGCTACGCGGTGGAAGTCACCTTTCAAGCCGCCAACGTTGTTGCCCGTGTGGCCTGTAGAAATGACTTTCACATCGTCTCCGCTCCAGCTATTGAAGATCGCAGGTGAAGATGTCGGTACGTCGAACTCAATCACCGAACCGCCTTTAATCGGAACAGCGCTGTTATTCGTCACACGCATAATCGGGTTGATCGGATAGTTCTGGTCACCCAACTTAAAGCCTGTAAACTGAACTTTAACGTCCAGTTTGTCCACTGGAAGTGGAGTTGCGCTGTTTTTGTTGCCATACGGTGTTGCCGCTACAAACTTGCTGTGAATCAAACGAGTCAACGTAGAGCCGATGAAGTACTCGCCTTTGCCGTTATTACGTTGTTGGTGGAAATCATAGTCTCCAGCCAACTCCCAAATCATAATACCGCCAATGCCGTTTTTGACGACATAGTCGGCTTTGGCAGCCATTGATTGCTCATCTTCAGTAGACAAGTATACGCGCTTCTGTGGGTTCCACAACCATGGAGCGACAAGCGTCGCATCGTAGTGGCGTCCATACGTTCCTGTCAGTGGAGCATTTTGCAGGCCGTACATGTTCAGGTACGAGCCTTTAATGCCTTTTTCAAGGTTCATCGTGTGCCACAATGGGTTAGAACCTGCACCAAGCTCTCTACCTTGCTCGTCTTTGTCGTGCCAGATGTTATCAATGCCCACAGCGCCATCGCCGCAAGCTGTTAAGCCTGTTGGACAGTTTTTGCCAACAGCAGTTCCCCACAGACCGTTCGTACCGCCGGTCACATTTTGGAAGCCGCGTGTATAATACGGCACACCGATGTTAATACGTCCTGCTTGCATCAGACCACGCATATAGTGATAAGCCCAGTCTGTGTTCAAATAGCCGATACCACCGTATTGCGCAGTCGAATAGATGCCTGCTTTTTTCAACTCAGCATCGTTGCCATCGTCGAACAAAGCTGCGTTGGGACCTACAAATTCGTTCCATGCGCCGTGAAGGTCATAA harbors:
- the cydC gene encoding thiol reductant ABC exporter subunit CydC, translated to MRAEQWLRPYVRANMRRFAIIIGLGVLTVLCASALMFTSGYLISKSALRPENILMVYVPVVLVRTFGISRAVVHYIERLVGHDTILRILSQMRVRLYRLLEPQALFIRSRYKTGDLLSALADDIEYLQNVYMRTIFPSMVALVMYAVVIVALGWFDLQFAILMALYLAVLVFILPAISLLLMNKKLRQMKQERNGLYQKLTDAVLGINDWVVSGRAPQFVQSYEDDESKVAHIERSLSNWAKWRSFIGQCVIGTIVVSMVYWAGQRYTDRQIDVTLIAAFVLVVLPLMDAFLPVSEAVEKIPQYRDSFARLAALSGQTLRTTEPNSSSTAINEAHLTLEHVYYRYDATANSSDVWALANVSLDIPQGKKMALIGRSGSGKSTLLKLMQGAIEPCAGSVRINGAPAHTYEDQMQGYISVLNQRPHLFDTTVANNIRLGRPTATEEDIRRVAKQVKLDELIESLPEGYNTPMHEAGQRFSGGERQRVALARVLLQNAPIVILDEPTVGLDPRTERDLLTTIFQTLHGRSLIWITHHLVGVEQMDEVIFMENGKIGMKGSHQQLMKNEPRYSKLYQLDKPIRR
- a CDS encoding BlaI/MecI/CopY family transcriptional regulator, which produces MKLSRFKFHESGLNRFFGPLEAKVMDILWSNEQLAIKEVQAKLEQEKHVNFNTVMTVMNRLVEKDVLEKQVHGRASLYRPKLSKEHFLEKQSKELTNGLIEDFGPLVVSHMLDALDDIDDSLIEKLEQKIKQLKKET
- a CDS encoding M56 family metallopeptidase, with product MMWEKRSKFIFASCLLIAGTLLSQMCLYVFYFLLDKELRLNIFQLCQSVLQYYGLTRLGHVFDAFVFLTVALIIGVAARQLYLCRRMSNKMLRLQNEALTMQLNEIYSEREKSITVIDHPEPIAVTMGLFNPRIVISTGLIHLLDDDELEAVIHHEMHHRHQADPLKSFVLYLFAAVLWFIPILKWSHETYKMLKEVMADHYSINKIGSATPLASALLKLVKYRRAQQMPAACISLLDSAVNYRIQKLIDPQTEIGLKLPVAPAIISAHALVVLCPVFIYALF
- a CDS encoding DoxX family protein codes for the protein MMIQFLRTEDKFVKWVLLLIRLYLGWAWLKAGLAKYQGGGFDASGMLKGAIANANGEKPNVPDWWGTFLESFALPYVDLFNFIVPLGEVLVGLGLIVGLFTKTAVFFGIVMNFAFLFSGVVKVNPTMIILSLIILVSLYQAGKIGVDGFLKKKNISLFKGSRSSAA
- a CDS encoding MFS transporter; its protein translation is MKKGLLQRNRNYRKLWLAKSGSVLGDWFNQIALGQVTLTMTNSASAMGLVLLCRSLPTVIIGPFAGPLVDFFSKRTIMMVSDLLRAVFALLFIMAYLTQAPSLLYIGALCLGISGILFDPAQQTAISQLVSREDLPEANALNSTITSIMRIVGAVAGGVAAAIFSPILCFALNSVSYLWSAICIYQIKWSERSATLVHKLPYWAALKEGITEVRTNRVARSIILIGISWGLAGGGYSILIPLLGNSVYHMGGLGIGLLFAIDGVGLLIGALLVKQFIGSDHRRANLAYGVAYLTQALFFTLLTQLTTFEWGAIMLLLMRISSGVIVPLDTYLLQINTPESVRGRVFTFHYSTYGGVMQLSFAIFGFLFDSLGISAAGAIIGLTSFGCGLFWLIQFRHLNINKKNPSS
- a CDS encoding barstar family protein, whose amino-acid sequence is MQKIVIDGSSITSKEQLHQLLQQQLKLPDYYGGNLDALWDCLTCDVELPVEIEWRDYEQTRKQLGDYADRMVQTFKAAEKESHGKLRFTIK
- a CDS encoding ribonuclease domain-containing protein, whose amino-acid sequence is MKKWVQTLSIVYIVCLIAGLVGCVTFPPAKQVTPQSDKSLESDQSARAERTAHTCGLDPQLQPLTTYDEVVAYLKEHNKLPPNYIKKSAAKNCGWVPREGNLQVVAPKMSIGGDVFSNAEGLLPKASNRKWTEADINYHGGHRGKFRLVYSNDGLYYKTEDHYRTFQRIP